DNA from Flavobacterium aestivum:
GTTTCTTTCGAGTATCCTGAGTCTAAAATAGAAACTGAAATTCTGATAAACGAAACGAATATTGATAATGACACCGCCAAAAAGTTGGTAGCCATTGGTAATAAAATTAGAAATCTTACCGAATTGGGATTGACCGAAACGGTTTCAACACGACTTTTGGTCGATGCAGCCAAAATTATCCAATCTGGATTACCAAAACGATTGGCAGTTCATGTAGCCGTTGTCGAACCTCTTACTGATGATTTGCAAACATTAGAAGCACTGAAGGATTTGTGCAACTTAATGATATGATTTTAAGAGTTTTCACCCACAGAAAGCTCACAAACAAAGTCATTGCGAGGAACGAAGCAAACTCACTAGTAAAATTAAGCATAGTAAATCATAAAAGTTGATATGTAAAATGTGGCTTTGTACTTCACAATGACAAAAAAATGAAAAAAAATGGGTTTCGAAATAGATGAATACTTAGTTGGGAAGTTTTTTAAGCACTTAAAAAACAGAAAAAAAATAAGTCCCGAAATAGAAGCCAGAACGGTTACGCTTGCCGAGATAAAATCCCGTCTGACCATTATGGCACGTGCCTTGACAGGAAATCCCATAGAAATATTTCCAGCCGAAAGGGAAGGAGGATATAAAAACAATAGTTTCTTTCTCCCGATTTCGTTTGCCGAATTACCCACGCTAGAAGAGAATCTTACCTTTTATCATTTTAGAATTTTGTTTCTAAGCGTGCAGCAACGCTTAAATTACAATTGGACAGTTAATGAAGTTGAACCTGAATTACCTCTTTCGCAACAAAAGGCATTAGAAACATCTCAAGAAATTTTAGATATAGTATTCAAAGAATTCTCTTTGGATAGACAGTTTTTTGAGAATGCGAAACAGCATTTTGTTCAAAAAGTAACCGGAAAAAATGAACTGGATTTATCTTGGTTGTTTGGCAAATGGATGAAAAACGAGGTAGTGTCCGATTCTGATGAAGTACTAAAAAACTTCTCGGATGAAACTAAAAAACCAAATGAGATTCAGCCTTTAACAACGCTTAAAGCCAAAGCTGTAGAAGAAGTCATTACGGTAGAGCTAGATAAAAAGCAACAGGAGGATTATGTGATGCTGCATAATTTTGAAAAAGTAGAAACCGCCGAAGAGTTCAACGGAAACTGGCGTGATTTTGATGGATCAGATGAACTCGAAGATCATCAAGACGCTTTAGATGAATTGAATATGAAATATACGGTTCGGGTTGATGATACCTCTCACTCAGTATATCAAGCCGATTTTATTGAAAACACTACCATTTCCGAAAGTGCTGAGGTAGATGAAAAAGGTTTCCATCTCAAATATGACGAATGGGATTGTAGCAAGAATACTTATAAATATGATTTCTGTAAGGTATATCCAAAAGTACAGCTTAAAACGGATAGTGATTATTACAAAAAAACAATAGTAAAGAATGCCTCAACTCTAATGGGCTTACGCAAAATGCTGACCAATGTCAATAATAAAATGCAGCAGCAAAAAAGGCAAACCCAAGGCGATGAATTTGATATTGATGCCATAACCGATTTGTATGTCGATGTGCATTCCCGAAGAACACCATCGGATAAAATTTATGTTTCCAATCGGAAAAAAGAAAAAGATTTATCGATTCTGATTCTTCTAGATATCAGTCTTTCCAGTGACGGGTATGCTGCTGGAAACCGAGTGATAGATGTAGAGAAAGAAGTTTCTATTTTGTTCGGGGAAATTCTGAACGAGTTCAATATCGATTTTTCTATAGATAGTTTTTATTCTAAAACCAGAAATTATTCGACCTACCTAACCGTAAAGGATTTTGACGAAAATTGGAACATTGCCAAACATAAAGTAGGAGCAGTAGAACCAAGTGGTTATACCAGAATTGGAGCAGCTTTGCGACATGCAGGTGTTCGTCTTGATAAAAGAAATACCAAAAATAAATGGGTAATTCTAATCTCAGACGGAAAGCCCAATGATTATGATAAATACGAGGGGAAGTATGGTGTAAATGATGTAAAGCAAGCCCTCCGAGAACTCAATTCAAAAAATATTAATTCCTATGCATTGGCCATTGAGGCCGAAGCCAAATATTATTTGCCCCAAATGTTTGGACAAAACCACTATCAAATTCTAACAACTCCAGTTGAGTTGCTACAATCGCTAGTGAAATTATACGAGAAAATAAAACATCAAAAATAGTACAATAACCATTTTTAGATAAACCATTAAGACATTAAGTTTCATTAAGGTTAGCGCTAAAATATAGATTGAAACTTAATTTCCTTAATGCCTTAATGGTAAAAAAATAAAAAGGTCTAAAATTTAATTAAAATGACAGAAACAATAAATACCACAACATTGCTGGAAGGACATCCTGTTTGGATTTACTTTCAGGAAAAAGAATTAATCGAATCTCTTTTGGAGGAGATTAAAAATGTCAATCCATTGATTGATTTACCAAAATTCATCAACATTTTCAATCAGTTGCTTACTATTGAGAAACGATTTGAACGAAAGGAAAATCAGCTTTTCCCATTCTTGGAAAAAAAAGGATGGGTAGGACCTTCACAAGGAATGTGGTCGTTTCATGATAATTTGAGAGAACAATTCCGATTGATTCAGTATTATATCAAAATGAATAATCCTGAAAAAATATACATTAACACACCATTTTTGGTAGATGGAATTTACCGATTGTTGGGTGTTGAAGAAAATGTTTTGTTCCCAAATTCATTGGATCTTCTTGGCGAGAATGATTGGATCGAAATGCGAAAAGGGGAGGAAGAAATAGGCTGGATGTTATCACATACACCACCGCCATTCCCAAAAGTAGAATATGTGCATCCGAGTGAAGATTTTACTATTAGGGAAATGCCATTCTCTTTAGAAAACAAATCCCATTATGATGAAGGCTATATGACTGTAGAGCAAGTGAATTTATTGCTAAGAACCATGCCGTTGGACTTGACTTATGTAGATGAAAATGACAGAGTGATTTTCTATAACAGGGGAGAAGAACGTGTTTTTCCTAGAAGCGCAGGAATCATAGGACGTGAAGTAAGGTTTTGCCATCCTCCAAAAAGTGTGGGAACAGTTCTTAAAATCTTGGATGAATTTAGAAAAGGAACTCAAAATGAATCTTCGTTTTGGATTAATTACAAAGAACGTCTGATTTACATTCGCTATTTTGCTGTAAGGGATGCCAACAAAAATTACAAAGGTGTTATCGAAATGTCTCAGGATATTACCGACATCAAAAAAATTGAAGGTGAAAAAAGATTGCTGGATTGGGAGTAAGATAAATGTAGATTTTAGATTGCAGATTTCAGATTTTGGAGCAGTAAGATGAGGCATTTTCAGCAGGCATAAAAAAACCTAGATTCTAACCATAGTATACGGTTTCAACTGTTGGAAATAATAACAATCTAGCTCAGGCAAATAAGCATTATCAGTTAATCCAAAATCTAAAATTAGCAATTTAAAATAATAAAAATGGACACTTTAAAAATAAACTATAAAAGCATTTATTATCCGCCGGGAGGAATCCTGATGTGGATAATCATTTTTCTAGAACTCATAACTTTCGGGATGGCATTGGTGGCATTTGTGTATTACGGACAGGAAAATGCAGCAGTTTTTCATCATTCGCGTATGCAGTTGAATACTACTTTCGGAGCCATTAATACAGTTTTTTTGCTAACAAGTGGTTTTTTCATGGCCAGTGCGGTAGATCAATTCAAGGAAAATAATATTCAGAAATCATCGGTTTTCTTTAAGTTGGCTATGCTGGGAGGTTTTTTATTCCTAGTTCTAAAAAGCGTTGAATATTATCATAAAATAGAAAGCGGAATTTCATTAGATACCAATATGTTTTATACCTTTTATTGGTTGTTAACAGGATTTCATGTTATTCATGTCATTATTGGGCTAGTTATTTTGGGCTGGACGAATTACGGAATGACGAAGAAAAATTCCGATACCGTTCTTGAAGATGTTGAGGCTTGTGCCGCTTTTTGGCACATGTGTGATTTGATTTGGTTGCTTTTATTTCCTACACTTTATTTATTTTTTTAATAATGAAAAAAAAACTAATTTTAACCTATGTTTTACTACTATTACTGACTATTGCAACTGCTTGGATCGCTAATTTATTTACAATTTCAACACTTGTAGTTTCTTCATTAATGGTTTTGGCTGCTTTTAAATTTCTATTGGTTGCTTTTCAATTTATGGAATTAAAAAAGGCAAATTCGTTTTGGAAAATCAGTTTAATAGTGACTTTGGGATTAATTATAGTTGTTATTATAAGTCTTAAATAAGATTCATAATAAAAAGTTAAAAACATGATTTTTATCATAAAAAAGGACAAACTTGTCTTTTATCTTTACGCTATAATTTAACCGTTCATTATTATGAAAACAAAACAACAAAATGGTAAACGAATCAAGATAGGTTTAGTGGTAGGCCTAACTCTTTCGTTAGGATTATTAGCATTCAATCGATATACAGTAGGTAGTGATGCTGATACAAACAGGTATATTAAAGTAGAAGGGCAACAGGAAGCTGAATTAACAGCACCGCCATTTGTACCTAAACCTGTAGGAGACCGTGCAGCAACTAAATTAGTTGTAAACATGGAAATAAAAGAACAAGAAGGAGAAATGGCAGATGGGGTAAAATATACTTATTGGACATTCGGAGGGTCTGTACCAGGAAGTTTTATTAGAACCAGAGTTGGTGATGAAGTAGAGTTTCATTTAAAAAATCATCCGGACAATAAAATGCCTCACAATATAGATTTGCATGCGGTAACAGGGCCAGGAGGAGGAGCAACATCTTCTTTGGTAGCGCCAGGACACGAAAAAGTTTTCAATTTCAAAACTTTAAATCCAGGTTTGTATGTATACCATTGTGCTACTGCACCAGTAGGGATGCACATTGCCAACGGGATGTATGGTTTGATTTTGGTTGAACCAGAAGGAGGATTGCCACCAGTAGACAAAGAATACTATGTAATGCAGGGAGATTTCTATACCAAAGGAGCGTATGGAGAGCAAGGTTCACAACCTTTTGATATGAATAAAGCCATAAAAGAAGAACCAGATTATGTAGTTTTCAATGGAAAAGTGGGAGCTATGACAGGAGATAAAGCAATCACTGCTAAAGTTGGGGAAACAGTTCGTATTTATATGGGTAATGGCGGACCAAACTTGGTATCTTCTTTCCACGTAATTGGGGAAATTTTTGATAAAGTACACGTTGAAGGTGGAGATATAATAAATAAAAATGTGCAAACTACTATGATACCAGCAGGAGGATCAGCTATTGTTGAGTTTAAAGTAGATGTTCCCGGAACATTTATTCTAGTAGATCACTCTATCTTTAGAGCTTTCAATAAAGGTGCCCTAGGAATGCTAAAAGTAGAAGGAGAAGGAAACAAAGAAGTATACTCTGGAACGACTCAAGAAGGGATTTATTTGCCAGAGGGAGGAACTATACAAAACATGCCTAAAGAAAAAACAGCTCCAAAAAGTACTGTTGCAAAAACAGTTGCTGAGCAAGTTAAATCAGGTAAAGAATTGTACGGAAGAACATGTTTTGCTTGCCACCAGCCAGAAGGACAAGGAATCCCAAATGCATTCCCTCCATTGGCCAAATCAGACTTCTTGAATGCTAATCCAGACAGAGCCATAAATGCGGTATTGCACGGATTAAGTGGAGAAATTACTGTAAATGGTAAAAAATTCAACAATGTAATGACTAGTCAAAATTTGACTGAAGAAGAAGTAGCCGATGTTTTAACTTATGTTTATAACAGTTGGGGAAATAACAAAACAGTTATTAGTCCTGCAAGAGTAAAAGGAGTTAAATCTAAACCAGCTCCAAAAGCTGCAGCTGCAGAACATTAAAAAAAAAAAGAATTCAAGTTTAAATAATAATTATAAAAAGTAGAAGTAATGAAAAAGTATATTTTTTGCATCGCAATGATGGGGTTCGGGTTACACGGATTTAGCCAAACCGCAGCTAAAGGTAAAGTTGTTTTTGATAAAGTGTGTATAGCTTGTCACCAAGCAAATGGACAAGGGATTCCGGGAGCTTTTCCTCCATTGGCAAAGTCAGATTATCTGAATGCAAATGTAAATCGTGCTATAAAAGGAGTTGTTAAAGGTTTAAATGGACCAATTACTGTAAATGGTAAAAAATTCAATGGTGCTATGCCAGCTCAGCCTTTAAGTGACCAACAAATTGCAGATGCCTTGACTTATGTTTACTCTAGTTGGGGTAATAATAAAACAGTAGTTACACCAGCCATGGTGAAAGCTCAAAGATAACAATTAAATTAAGTAAAAAGAGTTGCTATGTTCTCATTAAAAAAAATTCAAATTTTCTTTTTATTGTTTATTTGCGTCACTCTTTATGCTCAAGAAGTTAAAATGGCAACTATAAATGGGGGGACTTTTGTCCCCCTTTATGGTGCCACTAACAAGAAACCAGTCAAAGTTACTCCTTTTAGCTTGGATGTGTACCCCGTTACCAATGCACAATATCTTACTTTCTTAAAAAAATATCCAGAGTATAGTCGCTCTAAAATGAAAGGACTATTTGCTGATAAAAGCTACTTGAATCAATGGGAAAGTGATTTTAATTACGGGAAAAAGAACTTGAGTAATGCAGCCATAACAAACGTTTCTTGGTTTGCAGCCAAGAAATATTGCGAGTGCCAAGGAAAACGCCTGCCGTCAATGGATGAATGGGAATATGTGGCCATGGCCGATGAAAAAAGAATTGATGCAAGAACCAAAGAAGAATTCAATAAATATATTCTGTCGTGGTATGAAAAGCCTAAAACGTATATGAATCCTGTTGGGCATACTTTTAAAAATTATTGGGGAGTCTATGATATGCACGGTTTGGTATGGGAATGGACTTCTGACTTCAATAGCATTTTTCTTTCAGGCGAGTCCAGAAAAGATAAAGATACTGATAAGAACCTCTTTTGCGGAAGCGGATCTGTAAATGCTACCGATTTAATGAATTATGCCGCTTTTATGCGCTATGCTTTTAGAGGCAGCCTCAAAGCAAGTTATAGTTCCCGCAATCTTGGGTTTAGATGTGCCAAAGACCTGAAATAATGCTGGAATAATTTTAAATAAAAAAATATGAAAAAGTTAATTTTAGGGATGATATTGTTGTGCTCTGCATTACAAAGCTGTAATACGAAGGTAGATGCACAAGTATCATCAAAAACTAATAAAATATCCGAACTATCCATTTACAATTTGCCCTCCAAATGGACCAATCAAGATGGTAAAGATATCGAAATGAAAGACTTGAAAGGGAAAGTACTTGTAATGGTCATGATTTACACCTCATGTAAAGCAGCTTGCCCCCGTTTAGTGGCTGATATGCGCAACATTGAATCTCGCTTACCGGAAAATATCAAGGGAAATGTAAAATTAGTATTGGTAAGTATTGACCCGGAGGTAGATACACCAAAACGATTAAAAGCCTTTTCTATTGAAAATAAAATGGAAGGTGATCAATGGCTTTTCTTGCGTTCAACAGAAGAAAATACAAGAGAGTTTGCAGCAGTTTTGGCTGTTAATTATAAAAAAATATCTCCTTTAGATTTCTCTCATTCCAATATCATAAGTATCTTTAATGCCGAAGGAGAATTAGCTTACCAACAAGAAGGATTAGGCGTTAACTCGGATGAAACCATTAAAAAAATTACCGAAGAAGCGGTTAAACTTAATTAAAAATCAACAAAATGAAGATGTTTAAAAAAATGGCACTGACTGCTATAGCAATGGTCAGTATAAATACTTTTGCCCAAGAATTTGATGCGAATTTACAAATCAAACCTCGTTATGAGTTTAGAAATGGGTATAAAGCACCAATCCCTTATGGAGAAACACCAGCTCAGTTTATATCATCAAGAACACGCTTAAGCTTAAATTTTAAGCAAGATAAGTTTGTTACCAAACTGAGCATGCAAAATGTTCGTGTTTGGGGAGATGTTGCTACCAATGCAAAATCGGATGTAAACGGTATTCAAATATTTGAAGCATGGGCACAATATAATTTTGATGACAAATGGAGTACTCGTATTGGTCGTCAAGTGATTTCATATGATAATCAGCGTATCCTTGGTGAAGCTGATTGGGGGCCACAAGCACAAAGCCATGATGCTGCTTTGGTAACCTATAAAAGTAGTAAGAGCCAATTGGATATGGCAGTTGCTTATAATGCCAATGGAGAAACAGATATTGCGGTACCATATACAGTTCCCAATTACAAAGCCATGCAGTATGCCTGGTATCATACTGAGTTAGGAAAACTAAACATGAGTTTATTGTTCTTGAACACAGGCTACGAAAATAAATTGACACCTCCAATTCCAACACCAACACCTGAACTCAAAGTAGATTACATGCAAACATTTGGAACCTATATGAATACCAAAGGTACATCTTGGGATGGAAATCTTTGGTTTTATGGTCAGACTGGAAAAAACAATACATATAATGTGAGTGCTTTTGATGCTGCTCTTAATTTTAATTATGCAGTAACAGAGAAGTTCAAAGCAGGTTTTGGTTATGAATTCCTATCTGGGAAAAGTCAAGCAGATGCTAGTACAAACATAAAATCATTCTATCCTATTTTTGGAACCAACCATGGACTAAATGGCTATATGGATTATTTCTATGTAGGAAATCATAGAAATTCAGTAGGGTTGCAAGATGCATTTTTAAAGTTTGGCTACGCTGTAAATAAATGGCAGTTTGCTTTATTGCCACATGCTTTTAGTGCAGCTAATACAGTTCTGGATGCCAGCGGAAACAAAATGGACAATTATCTTGGTACGGAAATCGATTTTACAGCAGGTTATGCCGTTCATAAGTTTATAAACATTACTGGAGGTTACTCTCAAATGTTCGCTACAGATACTATGCAGAGGCTAAAAGGTGGTGATGTTGACCACACCAACAATTGGGGGTGGTTATGTATTAATGTGAATCCTCAGATTTTTTCTTTCAAATAATTTTGCCTTGTATTGCGAAAGGAGCTTCATAGAGGCTCCTTTTTTTATGCTTTACAATGTCATATTTCAGTAATCCATTCAGGATCTTCTTTGTCCAATTGTTCTTGGGAAATGATTTTTATGTCTTCATCCTCATCAACGTCTTTTACTATTTCCAATTCATTTGCATTTAAGTGCTTAATTTCATTTGGATCTACAGGTTGAAGCAAATTCATAATTTCCTTTAGCAAGTCAGCATCATCAACAGATTTTAGTTTTTCAATTATTTTTTGTTTTAATTCTAAAGTGTTCATAACGTGTGATTTTGAATAGTAAAGTTACGAAAACGAAAACCGATTGCTTGGGTTGGTGTGATGTTTTTAAATAAAAAAAAGAGTTTCAAATACCCCTTTCTTTTATGGTTGATTTATGACTTATGAGTCAATTAAAGTGTATATTTGTAATATATTTACAAATTAAAGCTTTAAGTATGTTGTTAAACTTCAGAATAGCAAATTTTAGGTCAATTAACAAAATGGTGGAATTGTCTATGATTCCTAGTGATTTGAAAAATCCTGTCAATAGAATTATGAAGACAAATCCAAATGCTACAAAAAACAAGGATTATTACGGATTAACTTCAGCTGCTATTTATGGTGCCAATGCAAGTGGGAAAAGTAATGTAATCAGGGCTCTTCATGAGTTTAAAGAATATATTAGGAATTCTACAGATAATAAACCAAATGATACTATAAAATTGTTTAGCCCATTTAGGTTATGTGAAAAAAACATGTTGGAACCATCCTGTTTTTCAATTGATATCTTAATTGAAAATGTTTTATATATGTATTCTGTTGAAGTTTTTCAAAAAGAAGTTATAAATGAATCACTTTTTTTCTATCCAAAGGGATTGAAAGTTAAAGTTTTTGAAAGATATAGACAAGAATTTACTAAAGGGAATGGTTATGAAGGAATTTTTGAGACTATTAAACAGCGTACAACTGAAAATCAATTGTTTTTGAGTAAAGCAGCAATTGAAAATATTGAAATTGCCAAAAGTGTTTATGAGAGGCTCTCTATGTTGCTTGTATTTACGACAGATCTTTTTCATTCTGAGAGATTTAATAGAGCTGCAAATAAACATCTTTTTAGTGGTTTTGAGGGGGAGAGTTTAATTCTAAGTTTATCAAAATCTTTAATACAGAAGTTGGATACACAAGTTGTTGATTTTGAAGAAAAAGATGGTGTAATAAAAACTATTCATTTAAATGATAAGAGCGAGAGGATTGAATTCGAATTCTCTGATGAGTCTTCTG
Protein-coding regions in this window:
- a CDS encoding nitric oxide reductase activation protein NorD yields the protein MGFEIDEYLVGKFFKHLKNRKKISPEIEARTVTLAEIKSRLTIMARALTGNPIEIFPAEREGGYKNNSFFLPISFAELPTLEENLTFYHFRILFLSVQQRLNYNWTVNEVEPELPLSQQKALETSQEILDIVFKEFSLDRQFFENAKQHFVQKVTGKNELDLSWLFGKWMKNEVVSDSDEVLKNFSDETKKPNEIQPLTTLKAKAVEEVITVELDKKQQEDYVMLHNFEKVETAEEFNGNWRDFDGSDELEDHQDALDELNMKYTVRVDDTSHSVYQADFIENTTISESAEVDEKGFHLKYDEWDCSKNTYKYDFCKVYPKVQLKTDSDYYKKTIVKNASTLMGLRKMLTNVNNKMQQQKRQTQGDEFDIDAITDLYVDVHSRRTPSDKIYVSNRKKEKDLSILILLDISLSSDGYAAGNRVIDVEKEVSILFGEILNEFNIDFSIDSFYSKTRNYSTYLTVKDFDENWNIAKHKVGAVEPSGYTRIGAALRHAGVRLDKRNTKNKWVILISDGKPNDYDKYEGKYGVNDVKQALRELNSKNINSYALAIEAEAKYYLPQMFGQNHYQILTTPVELLQSLVKLYEKIKHQK
- a CDS encoding DUF438 domain-containing protein codes for the protein MTETINTTTLLEGHPVWIYFQEKELIESLLEEIKNVNPLIDLPKFINIFNQLLTIEKRFERKENQLFPFLEKKGWVGPSQGMWSFHDNLREQFRLIQYYIKMNNPEKIYINTPFLVDGIYRLLGVEENVLFPNSLDLLGENDWIEMRKGEEEIGWMLSHTPPPFPKVEYVHPSEDFTIREMPFSLENKSHYDEGYMTVEQVNLLLRTMPLDLTYVDENDRVIFYNRGEERVFPRSAGIIGREVRFCHPPKSVGTVLKILDEFRKGTQNESSFWINYKERLIYIRYFAVRDANKNYKGVIEMSQDITDIKKIEGEKRLLDWE
- a CDS encoding cytochrome c oxidase subunit 3, with translation MDTLKINYKSIYYPPGGILMWIIIFLELITFGMALVAFVYYGQENAAVFHHSRMQLNTTFGAINTVFLLTSGFFMASAVDQFKENNIQKSSVFFKLAMLGGFLFLVLKSVEYYHKIESGISLDTNMFYTFYWLLTGFHVIHVIIGLVILGWTNYGMTKKNSDTVLEDVEACAAFWHMCDLIWLLLFPTLYLFF
- a CDS encoding cytochrome C oxidase subunit IV family protein, translating into MKKKLILTYVLLLLLTIATAWIANLFTISTLVVSSLMVLAAFKFLLVAFQFMELKKANSFWKISLIVTLGLIIVVIISLK
- the nirK gene encoding copper-containing nitrite reductase — protein: MKTKQQNGKRIKIGLVVGLTLSLGLLAFNRYTVGSDADTNRYIKVEGQQEAELTAPPFVPKPVGDRAATKLVVNMEIKEQEGEMADGVKYTYWTFGGSVPGSFIRTRVGDEVEFHLKNHPDNKMPHNIDLHAVTGPGGGATSSLVAPGHEKVFNFKTLNPGLYVYHCATAPVGMHIANGMYGLILVEPEGGLPPVDKEYYVMQGDFYTKGAYGEQGSQPFDMNKAIKEEPDYVVFNGKVGAMTGDKAITAKVGETVRIYMGNGGPNLVSSFHVIGEIFDKVHVEGGDIINKNVQTTMIPAGGSAIVEFKVDVPGTFILVDHSIFRAFNKGALGMLKVEGEGNKEVYSGTTQEGIYLPEGGTIQNMPKEKTAPKSTVAKTVAEQVKSGKELYGRTCFACHQPEGQGIPNAFPPLAKSDFLNANPDRAINAVLHGLSGEITVNGKKFNNVMTSQNLTEEEVADVLTYVYNSWGNNKTVISPARVKGVKSKPAPKAAAAEH
- a CDS encoding formylglycine-generating enzyme family protein, which codes for MFSLKKIQIFFLLFICVTLYAQEVKMATINGGTFVPLYGATNKKPVKVTPFSLDVYPVTNAQYLTFLKKYPEYSRSKMKGLFADKSYLNQWESDFNYGKKNLSNAAITNVSWFAAKKYCECQGKRLPSMDEWEYVAMADEKRIDARTKEEFNKYILSWYEKPKTYMNPVGHTFKNYWGVYDMHGLVWEWTSDFNSIFLSGESRKDKDTDKNLFCGSGSVNATDLMNYAAFMRYAFRGSLKASYSSRNLGFRCAKDLK
- a CDS encoding SCO family protein, which translates into the protein MKKLILGMILLCSALQSCNTKVDAQVSSKTNKISELSIYNLPSKWTNQDGKDIEMKDLKGKVLVMVMIYTSCKAACPRLVADMRNIESRLPENIKGNVKLVLVSIDPEVDTPKRLKAFSIENKMEGDQWLFLRSTEENTREFAAVLAVNYKKISPLDFSHSNIISIFNAEGELAYQQEGLGVNSDETIKKITEEAVKLN
- a CDS encoding alginate export family protein codes for the protein MKMFKKMALTAIAMVSINTFAQEFDANLQIKPRYEFRNGYKAPIPYGETPAQFISSRTRLSLNFKQDKFVTKLSMQNVRVWGDVATNAKSDVNGIQIFEAWAQYNFDDKWSTRIGRQVISYDNQRILGEADWGPQAQSHDAALVTYKSSKSQLDMAVAYNANGETDIAVPYTVPNYKAMQYAWYHTELGKLNMSLLFLNTGYENKLTPPIPTPTPELKVDYMQTFGTYMNTKGTSWDGNLWFYGQTGKNNTYNVSAFDAALNFNYAVTEKFKAGFGYEFLSGKSQADASTNIKSFYPIFGTNHGLNGYMDYFYVGNHRNSVGLQDAFLKFGYAVNKWQFALLPHAFSAANTVLDASGNKMDNYLGTEIDFTAGYAVHKFINITGGYSQMFATDTMQRLKGGDVDHTNNWGWLCINVNPQIFSFK
- a CDS encoding AAA family ATPase, which produces MKTNPNATKNKDYYGLTSAAIYGANASGKSNVIRALHEFKEYIRNSTDNKPNDTIKLFSPFRLCEKNMLEPSCFSIDILIENVLYMYSVEVFQKEVINESLFFYPKGLKVKVFERYRQEFTKGNGYEGIFETIKQRTTENQLFLSKAAIENIEIAKSVYERLSMLLVFTTDLFHSERFNRAANKHLFSGFEGESLILSLSKSLIQKLDTQVVDFEEKDGVIKTIHLNDKSERIEFEFSDESSGTQRAISFSPLIFMALRYGDIIVADEFERSLHPEIAQYILRLFNDPEVNTKGAQFIFATHDTTLLSPGNNLRRDQINLIEKNSKGETELYTVSDIKGIREGNFEKWYLEGRLGAVPNIARETFRHELIEFINS